In a single window of the Nitrospirota bacterium genome:
- a CDS encoding Fic family protein, with the protein MTPDNRYDVSELPEAQFEPGSNEQVLRNRLGITSKQAMDDAEAEALERATDRFIATLNATHRFTAADICEIHRVWLGDIYEWAGRYRQVNVSKEEFPFAPAARIATLMTEFEQGPLQRDTPCNFSGKGQVARALAEVHTELVLIHPFRDGNGRVARLLSSLMALQAGLPLLDFRAIVGEKREAYFSAVRAGLERNYEPMTRIFAEIIERSEAAS; encoded by the coding sequence TTGACACCTGATAATCGCTATGACGTGTCGGAACTGCCCGAGGCGCAGTTTGAGCCTGGCTCGAACGAGCAGGTTCTGAGGAACCGCCTTGGGATCACGTCCAAGCAGGCGATGGACGACGCGGAGGCCGAGGCACTTGAACGCGCGACAGATCGGTTCATCGCGACACTTAACGCGACCCACCGCTTCACCGCAGCCGATATTTGTGAAATTCACCGAGTGTGGCTCGGGGATATCTATGAGTGGGCGGGACGGTATCGGCAGGTGAACGTCAGTAAGGAAGAGTTCCCTTTTGCTCCCGCAGCGCGTATCGCTACTTTGATGACAGAGTTCGAGCAAGGACCGTTGCAGCGTGATACACCCTGTAATTTTTCAGGCAAGGGACAGGTAGCGCGCGCACTGGCGGAAGTGCACACGGAATTGGTGCTCATTCACCCGTTTCGAGACGGAAACGGGCGTGTCGCGCGATTGCTTTCGTCCCTGATGGCCTTACAGGCCGGACTGCCTTTGTTGGATTTCCGGGCGATTGTTGGTGAGAAAAGAGAGGCGTATTTCTCAGCGGTACGAGCGGGGCTGGAGCGGAACTACGAGCCGATGACGCGGATCTTTGCCGAGATTATCGAACGGAGCGAAGCCGCTTCTTGA
- a CDS encoding patatin-like phospholipase family protein — MSPNVQYPSTVFFQACRGVFEGGGCRGAAHVGAYKAAIQCGVNFSEVAGTSAGSIIAVLIGAGADPQFLLNKTAYLKFRELLAEPQGRISTPWLGRVASPFLLGRKRLLGKVLLSGSAYSSEKLEEWLDQLLAELLPGAQRPIKFKDLILPTWVVATDLAGRRPKVWSKQETPDETVAMAVRSSCSIPLFFEPVESGNALYVDGGMLSNLPSFVFASSEGDAQALGGRILAFRLVGNETPMIDRTLSGLVLRLIDAAISGATKLQTGIQSNISSVEIKTGDISSTNFEITEDEVRFLLEAGESAVVDFIRNEHTNVTDSLSLDVARYGDDELYDDLVREMATPGKRLVVSCADSGWFWKLFPSVIHWMFAGAAVDILIKAGSPSARERQRRRVLKKLGARIVEASEIPLSCFVLSRVDDRHNAAFVLNISETPFSPKGAVYIGIRHRPVIDALLKTLDQLIPQADTNRPGLRLERGNPESLIRLLKEGVNQYSTPSVSIEMQEVPLDHPVEPVQLVVRRVRSFKYRQIGHLVTLYNRYSIPFCEPADIFADGQYVSTVTPPVFEKWQDSFVAVEGNTRVFYLNRAGLRSVSSLVVSGVSAPLPGVPVSLREVLLATCDLPLNERIKDFNYGNFRSIEGAARPES; from the coding sequence GTGAGTCCGAATGTGCAATACCCGTCGACAGTTTTTTTCCAGGCCTGTCGAGGAGTATTTGAAGGCGGGGGCTGCCGAGGTGCAGCTCACGTTGGCGCATACAAAGCAGCGATTCAATGCGGAGTCAATTTCTCAGAAGTCGCTGGCACATCGGCCGGATCAATTATTGCCGTTCTGATTGGAGCTGGGGCAGACCCACAGTTTCTGCTCAACAAGACCGCCTACCTGAAGTTCCGTGAATTGCTTGCAGAACCCCAAGGCCGAATTTCTACGCCTTGGTTGGGTCGTGTGGCAAGTCCGTTTCTTTTGGGCCGGAAAAGGCTTCTCGGGAAGGTCCTCCTTAGTGGTTCGGCTTACTCGTCTGAAAAACTGGAAGAATGGCTGGATCAACTCCTTGCCGAGTTGCTTCCAGGAGCTCAGCGGCCCATAAAGTTCAAGGATCTGATTCTGCCAACCTGGGTGGTCGCAACAGACCTGGCCGGGAGGCGTCCTAAGGTCTGGAGCAAGCAGGAAACGCCTGATGAAACCGTGGCGATGGCTGTCCGCAGCTCGTGCTCCATTCCACTTTTCTTTGAACCCGTCGAATCTGGAAACGCTCTCTACGTTGACGGCGGCATGTTGAGCAATCTTCCATCGTTCGTGTTTGCCAGTTCGGAAGGCGACGCACAAGCTCTCGGGGGCCGCATTCTAGCGTTTCGCCTTGTGGGAAATGAAACCCCGATGATAGACCGCACGCTCAGCGGGTTGGTCTTGCGCTTGATCGACGCAGCCATTAGCGGAGCCACGAAACTGCAGACCGGTATACAAAGCAATATCAGTTCTGTTGAGATAAAAACCGGCGACATATCGAGTACCAATTTTGAAATAACTGAGGATGAAGTTCGTTTCTTGCTGGAGGCAGGTGAGTCCGCTGTCGTGGACTTCATCCGAAATGAGCATACAAACGTCACTGACTCCCTAAGTCTCGATGTCGCAAGGTACGGCGATGACGAATTGTACGACGACCTGGTCAGAGAGATGGCGACACCGGGCAAACGTCTGGTTGTCTCGTGTGCTGACTCGGGTTGGTTCTGGAAGCTCTTTCCTTCAGTCATACACTGGATGTTCGCCGGTGCCGCAGTCGATATTCTGATAAAGGCGGGATCGCCGTCCGCTAGGGAACGACAACGACGACGAGTACTTAAGAAGCTTGGGGCCCGGATCGTCGAGGCCAGCGAGATCCCTCTTAGCTGTTTCGTCCTCAGCCGAGTAGACGACCGCCACAACGCGGCCTTTGTACTAAATATCAGCGAAACACCGTTTTCACCAAAGGGTGCTGTGTATATCGGAATCAGGCACCGTCCTGTGATCGATGCCCTCCTGAAGACGTTGGACCAACTCATTCCCCAGGCAGATACCAACCGGCCGGGGCTGCGGTTGGAAAGAGGCAATCCGGAGAGCCTGATAAGGCTGCTCAAGGAAGGCGTGAATCAGTACAGCACACCTTCCGTTTCAATTGAAATGCAGGAGGTGCCGCTAGACCATCCTGTCGAGCCTGTCCAACTGGTGGTCCGCCGAGTGCGCTCTTTCAAGTACCGCCAAATTGGACACCTGGTGACGCTGTACAATCGCTACTCAATTCCTTTCTGCGAGCCGGCAGATATTTTTGCGGATGGGCAGTACGTCTCGACGGTCACGCCGCCGGTTTTCGAGAAATGGCAGGACTCATTTGTCGCTGTTGAAGGAAACACGCGTGTTTTCTATCTCAATAGAGCAGGTTTGCGCTCTGTGTCTAGCTTGGTTGTGAGTGGAGTGAGCGCGCCTCTCCCTGGAGTGCCCGTTAGCTTACGAGAGGTTTTACTCGCGACCTGTGACCTGCCGTTGAATGAACGAATCAAAGACTTCAACTATGGCAATTTTCGCTCAATCGAGGGCGCAGCACGGCCTGAGAGTTGA